TCAATCTCAACCCAATAAAAGCCATAGGCCCATAGCTGGTTGCCTAGGTGATAATCAGCAATCTGGGCCTAGCCCAACTATTAATTCTACAACTTATCAtccaaaaatgaagaagaaacagataactccttgttttcattttgaggGAAGCTTGCGCTTAGCAAGTGCAAGGCCATGTCACTCTCTGTAAACCCCCAATCCTCTaagcttttctctctcctccccgccaaacctctctctctcaccactGCACTTCACAAGCTCGCACCGCCCACAACCATAAAGTTTCAGAGAAAATTACACACACTCTTACCCTCTGTTAACTCATCTTACTCCATTCAAAACGACTCTTTCGAAGAAGACCATGTAATCGGTGACTGCGTTGTCTTCGAAGAAGGCATATTCGACGACCCTTATCTCCAAAACAACACCAAAGTCGATACTTTTAACCCAACCAAagcaaaacccagaaaagcTATCGATGAAATTGGGTCTGAGAACTTGGTTCCGGACCAATGGAGAGAGGTACAAGCAGAGATTAACATAACGAAGAAAGAGAGGCGCAAGATAGCTCAAGAAGTGCAGTTTGGTACGAGGGTCGAGAAGCGGAAGAAGGGGTTAGAGCCCATAagggatttgaatttggaggAGTACTTGGCGTACAGAGAGGCCAAGTTGAATCAATTGAAGCCTCTTGTTTTGGATGACGCTTCAGGTTTGGCTCAGGTCGAGTATGCTGAAGCTAAGGAGTTGAAAGATAATGAAGGTAATGATGGGTCTTTGAGTGAGCGAGTGGCGCCTAAGAATCCAAGGTGGGCGGTTTATGGGAAGGGTCTGGAGGATGTTACTGAGTTCTTTAACAGTGAGCATTATGAGCCTGGTGCTAAGAAATCTGAAGGTGATTGCTTTCCTCTTTTCTCtgttatatatttatactgAGCTTTCAGATGGGGCTGAGATTTTCTAGTATGTTCATGTGGGTTCTGTGAAATGCTGGTTTTAGCTTTGAGTTTTATTGAAAAGTAGTAAATTTTGGTATATAGGTCTAGGATAATGTAAcaaagtataattttttttttttttatactgcAGATAATCAAGCTCTCTTTTAAACCAATTTTTCAGACATGGACAATTTTTCCTAGGTTGAACTTGAATTGgtctttttttgggtgtgtttgaTGGATATGGTCTGTGAAATATTGTTTGTTGCTTGAATGAACAGGACCCCGAAAGTTGTTTACGAAAGAGGAGAAGGCTATGCTAAATAAGCGAAAACCTGATATAGCTGCTGCCACCTCTGTAAGTATCACTTGTGTTATGATCATTAATATGTGATGGTTTCTGTGTTTATTGTTAGATTGATTTTCGTTTTTCTCATTAGAAAATCATTCCTTAGTGAAACCCTTACTTGTTGTACCCTACGTAAATTTGAACATATACAGCTGCCCCCTCACACAATCACATTTTTGTAGTTCTAGTTCGATGAACTTGAAGGTTTTAACTTGATTTTGGTGTATTTGAAATCTCTTTCAGATCAAATGGCTACCACTTCACACTCTTGCTGCATCAGGAGAATTTTACCTTATGGATGCTTTATTGAAACATAATGCTGATATCAATGCTGTGGATAAGGTATATAAATGGCCACCTTTTCTATTGGAATGTTAACTGCAAAGATTgttctttccttttcattcttGATTTGAGCTTTGGTTCATTGCTTTCCAGGATGGTTGGAATTCCCTTCATAAAGCAATTCTTGGTAAAAATCAGGCCATCACGAACTATCTTTTAAGAGAATCAGCTAATCCGTTTATTCGTGATAAAGTGAGTAGATTAcctagtgaatctcccaatcCAGTTTGGTTTTAGCGTTACTATTATTGTTCTAACTAAATGTTTATGTTGAAAACAGGATGGCGCCACCTTGATGCATTATGCTGTCCGAACAGCTTCCAGTCAAGCAATTAAAATTCTTCTGTTATATAATGTTGAGATAAACCTTCAGGACAATGTACGGATTATAATTTCCCATGCTTGCTTACACTTTGGTATGCAATATAAAGAAACAATTATTCAAAAAGTTTTACTTTGACTTTATAGGATGGATGGACACCATTACATCTAGCTGTTCAAGGCCGAAGAACAGATGTGGTGAGGCTTTTATTGATTAAAGGATCGGATAAGACATTGAAGAATAAGGTAACTTTTGAATGATTCCTTTAGCTTGTGTTTGTAGTGCATAAGTTTTCTGCATTTTGCACATGCTTGGTTGGATGCATGAAAGAAACTATGAGCGATTGCTTCTTGAACTGTCCTTCATATGATTTCTGCTCTCACGTGTCGTAGTTCGAGTACCTTATTGACATTCCGGTGTATGCTTTAGTTCTTATTGCTCTGACGTGCGACTGTAAGAATGATAGTTGATTGTAATGTAAGTCATCTATTTGTTGCAGGATGGTTTAACCCCTCTTGACCTTTGCCTCTATTCTGGTCAAGAAACAAGGACCTATGAGCTAATTAAGCTGTTGAAGCTTCTTCCAAAGCCACGCTAATTGGTTAATATTCGAACCACAAATATACCTGATCAGTGTTTCGGCTGCCCAAATGATCTAATGACAAG
Above is a genomic segment from Prunus dulcis chromosome 7, ALMONDv2, whole genome shotgun sequence containing:
- the LOC117634450 gene encoding ankyrin repeat domain-containing protein, chloroplastic — protein: MSLSVNPQSSKLFSLLPAKPLSLTTALHKLAPPTTIKFQRKLHTLLPSVNSSYSIQNDSFEEDHVIGDCVVFEEGIFDDPYLQNNTKVDTFNPTKAKPRKAIDEIGSENLVPDQWREVQAEINITKKERRKIAQEVQFGTRVEKRKKGLEPIRDLNLEEYLAYREAKLNQLKPLVLDDASGLAQVEYAEAKELKDNEGNDGSLSERVAPKNPRWAVYGKGLEDVTEFFNSEHYEPGAKKSEGPRKLFTKEEKAMLNKRKPDIAAATSIKWLPLHTLAASGEFYLMDALLKHNADINAVDKDGWNSLHKAILGKNQAITNYLLRESANPFIRDKDGATLMHYAVRTASSQAIKILLLYNVEINLQDNDGWTPLHLAVQGRRTDVVRLLLIKGSDKTLKNKDGLTPLDLCLYSGQETRTYELIKLLKLLPKPR